A window from Nomascus leucogenys isolate Asia chromosome 24, Asia_NLE_v1, whole genome shotgun sequence encodes these proteins:
- the RPL11 gene encoding 60S ribosomal protein L11, with amino-acid sequence MRELRIRKLCLNICVGESGDRLTRAAKVLEQLTGQTPVFSKARYTVRSFGIRRNEKIAVHCTVRGAKAEEILEKGLKVREYELRKNNFSDTGNFGFGIQEHIDLGIKYDPSIGIYGLDFYVVLGRPGFSIADKKRRTGCIGAKHRISKEEAMRWFQQKYDGIILPGK; translated from the exons ATGCGGGAACTTCGCATCCGCAAGCTCTGTCTCAACATCTGTGTTGGGGAGAGTGGAGACAGACTGACCCGAGCAGCCAAGGTGTTGGAGCAGCTCACAGGGCAGACCCCTGTGTTTTCCAAAG CTAGATACACTGTCAGATCCTTTGGCATCCGGAGAAATGAAAAGATTGCTGTCCACTGCACAGTTCGAGGGGCCAAGGCAGAGGAAATCTTGGAGAAGGGTCTAAAG GTGCGGGAGTATGAGTTAAGAAAAAACAACTTCTCAGATACTGGAAACTTTGGTTTTGGGATCCAGGAACACATCGACCTGGGTATCAAATACGACCCAAGCATTGGTATCTACGGCCTGGACTTCTATGTG GTGCTGGGTAGGCCAGGTTTCAGCATCGCAGACAAGAAGCGCAGGACAGGCTGCATTGGGGCCAAACACAGAATCAGCAAAGAGGAGGCCATGCGCTGGTTCCAGCAGAAG TATGATGGGATCATCCTTCCTGGCAAATAA